A single window of Rissa tridactyla isolate bRisTri1 unplaced genomic scaffold, bRisTri1.patW.cur.20221130 scaffold_33, whole genome shotgun sequence DNA harbors:
- the LOC128903439 gene encoding scavenger receptor cysteine-rich type 1 protein M130-like, giving the protein PISVVEGAAEVRLENGGGRCAGRVEVKHQGQWGTVCDDSWDTKDAAVVCKQLGCGSAVKAHAEAHFGPGSGPIWMGGVNCHGRESALSDCRHRGWGQSYCGHDEDAGVTCSGKELVTPGFVRLVGGDNPCSGRVEIRDRNEWKTVCDSAFGPKAADVVCRELQCGTALSVPGAAHFGEGAGPMWDRELQCVGNESLLSSCPTGSPRDQPCTHANAAGVTCTRFRLVNGSTACEGRVEVHVQGTWGTLCASHWDLLDAHVLCRHLNCGFAESIPKGGHFGRGSGPVWRDSFHCDGTEAHLGECPVTALGASPCSHENDAAVICSGPARFASLRLVGGGSPCDGRVEIFQHGTWGRVLDEQWDVQEASVVCRQLQCGEAEAAYNPPKAQRGTGPVGLRGVRCAGHEANLTLCNTSLPESALEAGIAEDVGVVCWGSRQVRLVNGPGRCAGRVEIYYQGSWGSVCDDGWDLSDAAVVCHQLGCGGALEAVGSARFGEGSAQIWLENVNCSGAEAALWDCPAGSWGQHDCGHKEDAGVGCSEFMALRLENGTNCSGRLQVFYNGTWGSVCSNSMTPETVSLACKELRCGDRGSLETQRPYGKLSGTAWLDRVECGERNSSFWQCPSAPWHPQSCDDLREETHITCKGSQPETPPAPMAACPSTPSCTDREKIRAVGGEKGCSGRVEVWHRGSWGTVCDDSWDMRDAEVACRQLGCGPAVSALAEAAFGEGSGPIWLEQVECRGTEPSLQDCWARPGDSGACRHKEDAAVNCSGLVLPFLCSCHADPTRGRLTGSGRVSLPVIMCIILGALLCLLLALLAGQVRSARAGRRGSERAQEPFPEVVYEEIGSSPAWQKQARFSGSGWCASLVEDTSTVLFPLAATQG; this is encoded by the exons tCCCATCTCGGTGGTTGAAGGGGCTGCGGAGGTGAGGCTGGAGAATGGCGGCGGAcgctgtgctgggagagtggaGGTAAAACACCAGGGCCAGTGGGGGACCGTGTGTGATGACTCCTGGGACACGAAAgatgctgcagtggtttgtaagcagctgggctgtgggtccGCTGTCAAAGCTCATGCTGAAGCACACTTTGGGCCAGGATCCGGCCCCATTTGGATGGGTGGTGTTAATTGTCACGGCAGAGAGTCGGCCCTGTCTGACTGTAGACACCGTGGATGGGGTCAAAGCTACTGTGGTCATGATGAGGATGCTGGAGTGACATGCTCAGGTAAGGAG TTGGTTACTCCAGGATTTGTCCGGCTGGTTGGAGGGGACAATCCCTGCTCAGGACGAGTGGAGATCCGTGATAGGAACGagtggaaaactgtctgtgactCCGCCTTTGGTCCCAAAGCTGCCGACGTGGTCTGCAGAGAgttgcagtgtggcacagccctgtctgtccccggggcagctcactttggagaaggggctggtcccatgtgggacagagagctgcagtgtgtggggaatgaatcccttctcagctcctgccccacggggtccCCCAGGGACCAGCCCTGCACCCACGCGAATGCTGCCGGTGTCACCTGCACAC GGTTCAGGCTGGTGAACGGCAGCACGGCGtgtgaggggagggtggaggtccatgtgcaggggacctggggcaccctctgtgcctcccaCTGGGACCTCTTGGACGCCCACGTTCTCTGCCGTCACCTCAACTGCGGGTTTGCTGAGTCCATTCCTAAAGGAGGGCATTTTGGGAGAGGAAGCGGCCCTGTCTGGAGAGACTCCTTCCACTGTGACGGGACTGAAGCCCACCTGGGAGAGTGCCCAGTGACTGCCCTGGGGGCCTCGCCGTGCTCCCATGAGAACGACGCTGCTGTCATATGCTCAG gcccagctcgcttcgcatccctgcggctggtgggtggaggaagcccgTGCGACGGGCGAGTGGAGATCTTCCAGCACGGGACGTGGGGCAGAGTCCTGGATGAGCAGTGGGACGTGCAGGAGGCCAGCgtggtgtgccggcagctgcagtgcggagaggcagaggcagcctacAACCCCCCGAAGGCTCAGAGAGGGAcgggtcccgtggggctgcgcggggtgcGGTGTGCAGGGCACGAGGCCAACCTGACCCTCTGCAACACCTCCCTGCCTGAGAGTGCGCTGGAAGCAGGGATTGCCGAGGACGTGGGGGTCGTTTGCTGGG GGAGCCGTCAGGTGCGGCTGGTGAACGGGCCTGGGCGCTGCGCGGGGAGAGTGGAGATCTactaccagggcagctgggggagcgtCTGCGATGACGGCTGGGACCTGTCTGATGCTGCCGTCGTTTGCCACCAGCTGGGCTGTGGAGGGGCGCTGGAGGCGGTTGGCTCCGCTCGCTTCGGGGAAGGCTCCGCTCAGATCTGGCTGGAGAACGTGAACTGCTCCGGGGCCgaagctgctctctgggactgcccggcagggtcctgggggcagcacgaCTGCGGGCACAAAGAGGACGCAGGAGTCGGCTGCTCAG agttcaTGGCCCTGAGGCTGGAGAACGGCACCAACTGCTCCGGGCGCCTGCAGGTTTTCTACAATGGGACGTGGGGGAGCGTTTGCTCCAACTCCATGACTCCTGAAACTGTGTCGCTGGCATGCAAGGAGCTGCGCTGTGGGGACAGAGGGTCCCTGGAAACACAACGGCCCTACGGCAAGCTGTCTGGCACGGCCTGGCTGGACCGTGtggagtgtggggagagaaacagctccttctggcagtgtccctccgctccctggcaCCCGCAGTCATGCGACGACCTGCGAGAGGAGACCCACATCACCTGCAAGG ggagtcagccagaaacgCCCCCGGCCCCAATGGCTGCAtgccccagcaccccgagctgcacag acagggagaagattcgtgccgtgggaggggagaaggggtgctCCGGCCGAGTGGAGGTGTGGCACCGCGGCTCCTGGGGGACGGTGTGTGACGACTCTTGGGACATGCGGGATGCCGAGgtggcatgcaggcagctgggctgtggccctgcggtgtctgccctggccgaggctgcatttggggaggggagcggccccatctggctggagcaggtggagtgccgggggacagagccatctctgcaggactgctgggcccggcctggggacagcggtgcctgCCGCCATAAGGAGGACGCGGCCGTGAACTGCTCAG gcctggtgctgccctttctgtgttcctgccatgcagatcccaCGCGGGGCCGTCTGACCGGCAGCGGGAGAGTCTCATTGCCCGTCATCATGtgcatcatcctgggagcccttctctgcctgctcctggccctcctggccgggcaagtgcgaagcgccagggctgggcgcagag gctctgagagagctcaggagccctTCCCTGAGGTCGTGTACGAGGAGATTggttccagcccagcatggcagaagcaggcaaggttcaGCGGCTCAGGTTGGTGTGCGTCCCTCGTTGAGGACACATCTACAGTgctctttcccctggctgccacccAAGGttga